From the genome of Pelobates fuscus isolate aPelFus1 chromosome 11, aPelFus1.pri, whole genome shotgun sequence:
TATGGGGACCTGCAGCAAAGGAGGCGGGCGTTTTAAACACgccccttcacttttttttttcctctcaataATATGCTTAACCCTCTCCTTCCGTGCTCGAAATGGTTCtggcttttaaaaccaaagctgTTTATGCTTCAAAAGATTTCACAATCGTGAAGTCTTTTGAAGTATAATCATTTTATCATGTCTTTAGTGTTTCTTTGATAGTCGGCTTAGCTACTGCACAAGGTATCATTTCTTGGGCTTTATCACTCTTTGAATATCGAAATAAGCGCCCGTTTCACACGTGGAGAGAGGACGAGGACAGTCCCTTTTATTATCACCATGTACAAAATCGCAATCCCTAAAATATGTTCTGCTTTATTATCTTACTGAAAAAGGCAATAACATTAAATCTAGTCTGGAAGGACACTGTGtgatattctatatattatatgcgTTTCTCACTAAAACTGGCCTTTCGCAATTTAATGAAGAAACACCCTCAGTATCTTAGAACGGAGGGAATTTctaagccaaaaaaaataaaaaaaatcaacgctCAAGTGTAGCACTGGTATACGGGGACTTAGCCACACCGACAAGATACATTCCTGTGTAATCTTTTCGAGCACTAGATGCTGGGATTACAGGATTCATTAGGTTATTCCTGACTTTAgaatgagggatggagggggaacgatatgtgtgacatgacaccaaaacaaacacgttgccatcactgatatatagctctgaaatgagaatgtggtggctcttacaagagcctttggggtttggaaaataaaattaaatgcgagCAAGGCTTATTTCTTTTTGGGAGCTGCCTTTTTAGCCTTTGCAGGACTCTTTGCGGCTTTGGGTTTGGCTGCCTTTTTGGCAGGGCTCTTCACGGTCTTCTTAGCCGGGCTTTTCACTACCTTCTTGGGCTTGGCGGCTTTGACTTTCTTCGGACTTTTGGTGGCCTTTTTAGCGGAGGCGGCCGGCTTTTTGGCCTTTTTCGGGCTCTTTGCAGCTACCTTCTTAGGTTTGGCTGGAGACTTGGTGGCTTTCTTCGGGGCAGGCTTCTTGACTTTAGCCGGTGCCTTTTTCTTGGTAGCCTTGTCCTTGCTCTCCGCCTGCTTTTTGTTGAGCTTGAAGGAGCCGGAAGCTCCGCTTCCTTTGACCTGGACGAGAGTGCTTTTAGTCACCAAGCCCTTGAGAGCCAGCTTGAGGCGGCTGTTATTCTTTTCCACATCATAACCAGAAGCAGCCAAAGCCTTCTTCAGAGCTGCCAGGGACACCCCGCTGCGCTCTTTAGAAGCGGACACAGCTTTGACAATGAGCTCGGACACGCTAGGACCGGAGGGCTTAGCGGCTTTCTTGACACCGGCTGCTTTCTTGGGCTGCTTCTTCTTGGAGGCGCTTTCTACCGCAGGTGCGGCGGCGGGAGCTGGGGCGGCTTCAGACATGGTCACTATTCTCTATGAAGATCAAGCAATAATACGCGCCCGCAGCAGCCTCCAAATTATACATCTCCAGCTAGCATCTTATTGGCTGATCTAACCACGCTCTGATTGGATACAGTCTTATGACACACCCTCCACTGTCCCTACTCCATCttttcacactctgctctcacgctGTGTTTCCGAATGGATAAAACGAATACATTTAGGTAAAATAAGAGGACGGAGGTCGATGCCATCTATCGTGGAATGTACTAAACTATCTAACCAAGAATTCATTAGCAGCTCCATGGGTCCCGAGGGTTGTCACGATCTAGCAGAGCCGGTGAAAGCTGACACATCTCCTTTGGGATGAGCCTGATGTTCGCCACAAACATTACTGTGATAactattaaaagaatatattCCAAGGTTTTCTTTCTCACTCTTATGCAAGAAAGGGAAGGGGCCCGTGTTATCAAGGTGGGTTGAAGCTCGTGTCgtaaagaaacagagaaaagggATTTTGATCCTCGTTTGTTCAGACAGGTAGCTCAGGTAGGATGTAGTAAGATCATAGCAGAAGAGCTCTTAGTCGTggcaatttttaaattacataattacataattgtatgttatatatctatgtttaccctctaacaacaactaagaccagttatattaaaacacacacactgtgttctcCAGGAAATCCTTTATGAAGCCTGGTGTAGGTCTGGCACAGTAAACAACAGCAATGAGTTCCGCACTCTAGGGACTTTTTtccaaaacatcaaaaacatttcAATGCTATTTCAAATCATGATAAAAACATGACAGCAAAAATTGTCCTGATTTTAGCACCAAATTAGGAGCTAACATGTTGATCTGTGTGGCGGACCACCAGGGTATCACCTTCATGGATTCCCTTTCCCGTTGTATTAGCTAGTACAGCTTTCCACAAATACATTTGTCTAAACGTAATGCtgggagtcagtggcgtacacacgacccatggggccccggtgctaaaattgatccgtgcccttccccccgcacttactctgcgcgggccggggtcgCAACAGATGGCGGCAGGCtccgggttgcagggctgcgacccctgtgaccgcggtatgtacgcaagtgtatgcagatacacatacacttaaaggaccactttagacacccagatcacttcagctcaatgaagtggtctgggttccagggccctctagtttaaccctgcagctgaatacatagcagtttcagagaaactgctatgtttcactgatggttaatccagcctctagtggctgtgtcactgacagcggctagaggcgcttccgcgattctccctgtgaaaatcacagtgagaagacgctcgacgtccataggaaagcattgagtaatgcttttctatgggcggtttgaatgcgcgcgcggctcttgccacgcatgcgcattgggagctgagaggcaggtcggggcggagggatccccagcgccaagggagtccggcgctggagaaaggtaagtgcttaaggggtttaaaacacacacacactctcacgaacagacgcatacacactagctaacagacacacaaatttactgccaaagacacactcagtgacagacagagacacatacacactcacttataaaacacacactctcactgacaaacacacactcactaagacacctaagactcactagactcactaacctaagactcactagactcactaacagactcactaacagacacacacaaactagcacactcagtaacagacacacacactcactcacacacagacacacacactgacactcactaacagacacacactcaataacagacacacacaactaacacacagtaacacacgcaaacaaaaactaacacactcactgacactcactagcagacacagtaacacacacactggcacaaaaatgtgcactaacacacacacacacacacactgtagcactaacacacatacacacgttttttgtgtgttttttttttcagatttaatcCCGCAGCCTCCCTTTCCAGTCCAGTCCAGGGGCTGCCCGGCGGCCGGTCCTGCTGGCTcgtgagggagcactgtcccctgagcgctctctgcccagctccctcgcacatttttactgatgccggagccagaatataacttcatattccggctgcaGCATAAGTgcggggcgcgcaagggagctgatcagagagcgctcaggggagagtgctccctcgcgcgcgcgcccgGTAACACCAGGGCCGGCCTCGGGGGCCCTGATGTGGCCAGCTCCTTGTCCCCCCAGTAGAAGAGTCTgcccacactggcgtacataccgagtcgctaggtggccgggccccctggtgggccgggcccggtcgcagctgcaacccctgcgaccgcggtacaaACCACCGGTACAAACCACCACAGCCAGGGCGGAAAGCTGGCGCTACACAAGCGGGGAAGCGGAGGAGGAAGCCGCACAAAGCGTCCCGACACAGAGCTGACAAGCGGGTGCACTCATCTCCGTACCCCTTACATGCCTACCAAACAGCGGGGACCGCCAACAGCCTCTAAAGCGGCTCCTACATCGGAGAAATCGGAGACGCAGTGGGCCCACCCGAAGGTAGTCACCCATCATGCACTGCCCAACACCCGATATGACCAGCACCTTGGCACAGACCTGCTGCACTCTCCCAGACGGGGAACAGGCTGAGGGTCGGACTGGCCCTGGGACAGCATGACTGTTGAGAGACGTACTCACAAACTGCTACTACACCCTGGACATTAACTGTCCCTCTTGGCGAACACGAGTACTAGCCCTTATGCATACTGCTGGCCTGTGAGGGTGACTTTATCCCAACACGAGCTTGTTATAGATAGAAGCAGcattatctatttgtttttttttttttcgttttattaCTCCATGGCACAGATACATCTATGCCGGCTAATTGCATGTCATTACTTAACTTAGCCTGATTACAGCCAGGCTACCAACATGCTTACTAATGTAGAAAGGTACTGCTGGGGATATCTCACCTCTATTAACGTGCTTACCAGGTGGTTTTATAGCTCACCGGTTTAACATTGTAGTCTAACCTGTTTTCAATGTTGTAAATTCTCTGATATATAGCTGATAACAATCTAACCTGGATAACCTAGTTTAACGCTGTTATTGATAATATTATTAGATATAACTCTTTGTCATGCGATAATAATCCATAAAACTGTGCTATGTTTTAATGCCTAACCAATGTAAATCTATGTATGACGCTCTGCAtgctctagctgttgtggcattgtgtgctttatgtgatttttcatgcacaaataaaataaagaatttaaaaaaaaacacgagccaagacttagtaaagggtgaagtagaactgtgttATCCAGTGTGTGGTGGCCACTCGGGTAGGGGCAGAAGTCTCCCAGCTACTCTGTGTCCCAGATACCGCACTTCAGCCATACCAATGTGACACTTGTCTGGCTTCAGAGTTAAGCCAGCTGCTCTAATTCGGCCGATAACCTTCCCTACATGGGAAATCTTCCTCCTATGAGTCACAATTGATAGCTATGCTGTCCAGGTACGCAcgtgcaaattcctggaagccattgaggaacctatccaccatacgttgAAAGGTGGCTGGGACATTCTTCATCTAGAACGGCATGACCTGATATTGGAATAGGCCaagcggggtgacgaatgccgacttggggatagcctcctcggCCAGGTGAATCTGCTAGTAGCCCTTGCATAGGTCTGTTGTGGCGAGATACTGTCCCCATGCTATATGATGAAATAGTTCCTCCAGGGCATGGGATAAGAGTTGGTAAGAGTCCGATCGttcagtcgcctgtagtccacgcagaagagtGTTGTTCCGTCccgcttcggtactaggactacaagcCAAGTCTGAAGCCTCAATCACTCCTAGTCACAGCATTTACTGTATATCCTTCCGTATCTCTTACCGGACTGCCTCGAGAATGTGGTAGGGGTGGTTGCCTCATAGGTGCTTGTCCTGGGATTTCCACGTTGTGTACAGCCAGGGTGATGTACCCAGGGTCTTGGGAGAAGGTCTTTCGTTTAGCTTTCAATAATTTGTGGGCCTGAACTATTTCTTTATCAGTCAGTTTGTCTCCTAGTTTGACTTGAGCGATAAGGTCAACTTGGGAGTCTCCCTCTAGCAAGTCAGGTAATGCGAGGCTGTCTAGATCCTCAGAAGCTGGGGCGCACACTGCAGTTACATCGTCCTTCCTTTTTTTGTACTCTTTAAGCATATTAACGTGGAAGGAGCAGTTTACTctctcatctgcacagctggctaccACATAGGTGGTATTGCAGATATGCTCcaccaccttgtagggaccctgcCATGCCGCCTGTAATTAATCATGTCAGACCGGTTTAATCTTTTGTCCAACACGGAAACTACGCAGTCGGGTACCCCGGtcataccatactttctgtcACCCCTTGTCAGCTTGGAGGTTCTCTTTTACCAACTTAGCCAACTGTTCCATGTGGTCACAGAGTTTTAGCACATTCCCCCATCCCAATGCACTGTGATGAGGTCCTCGTAATCTTCTCCCATATAATAGTCCAAAGCAGTTCCTGCGGTACCTCCCAATATGCACATAAGAAGTGCGGTAGGagtcgctcccagtctcggcaagcaGTGTTCTGTTGAACCGctcgcagatatatatatatatatatatatatttttattttttttttttctgccggtTATAAGGAGAAC
Proteins encoded in this window:
- the LOC134576806 gene encoding histone H1B-like; the protein is MSEAAPAPAAAPAVESASKKKQPKKAAGVKKAAKPSGPSVSELIVKAVSASKERSGVSLAALKKALAASGYDVEKNNSRLKLALKGLVTKSTLVQVKGSGASGSFKLNKKQAESKDKATKKKAPAKVKKPAPKKATKSPAKPKKVAAKSPKKAKKPAASAKKATKSPKKVKAAKPKKVVKSPAKKTVKSPAKKAAKPKAAKSPAKAKKAAPKKK